A single window of Senegalia massiliensis DNA harbors:
- a CDS encoding CsbD family protein — translation MAHEEKSKWEKIKQNIKEKWHELTDEDIEYINGDTERLNEKFRERYGKSYDEIERDNMYHN, via the coding sequence ATGGCACATGAAGAAAAATCAAAATGGGAAAAGATAAAACAAAACATAAAAGAAAAGTGGCATGAACTTACAGATGAAGACATCGAGTATATTAATGGTGACACGGAAAGGTTAAATGAAAAATTTAGAGAAAGATATGGCAAGTCTTATGATGAAATAGAAAGAGACAATATGTATCATAATTAA
- a CDS encoding Na+/H+ antiporter NhaC family protein, which produces MNLFVGFLKFSPVFLMAGLMISGFDALLAAPISTIYAAIVAYATEKFSFNDLLDSAVENVKEMQLVFFILMAAYAMAEAFMATGVGAAIINAALNLGLNGKTVAVTALLVTGILSVATGTSWGTFAACAPIFLWLNHIVGGNLMLTTAAVAGGACFGDNIGLISDTTVVSSGIHKVEVIHRIRHQGVWSVSCLILAAIIIFFVGAGMGLPDVVGNAGEAINQIPEEVWSNLDAERPSAVTLLNQVQDGVPFYMVIPLILVIAVAIKGLPTLACLGIGIISSLILGLFAGTVTSIAGKDGFLNLMMTGFADAGSWVIVMMMWVGAFGGIMAKMNAFAPLSNLISRNITKVRQLMFANGLLSIAGNAALSDEMAQIVTIGPIMKNLTDENVEASEEDMYKLRLRNATFNDALGVFGSQLIPWHVYMSFYVGIATAVYPIAKFSAIDIIKYNFMAMIAVSSILILTLTGLDRLVPLFGIPSEPDVRIRKQSEKRSKEEFKSIDKTAAGK; this is translated from the coding sequence ATGAATTTATTTGTGGGATTTCTTAAGTTTTCACCAGTTTTTTTAATGGCCGGACTAATGATATCAGGATTTGATGCATTATTAGCAGCGCCAATATCTACAATCTATGCTGCTATTGTAGCATATGCAACAGAAAAATTTTCTTTCAATGACCTATTAGACAGTGCCGTTGAAAATGTGAAAGAAATGCAATTAGTTTTCTTTATTCTTATGGCAGCTTACGCAATGGCAGAAGCATTTATGGCTACAGGAGTTGGTGCTGCTATCATTAATGCAGCCTTAAACCTTGGTCTTAATGGAAAAACTGTAGCAGTTACTGCATTACTTGTAACTGGTATTCTATCAGTAGCTACAGGTACATCTTGGGGAACTTTTGCTGCATGTGCTCCAATATTCCTATGGTTAAATCATATCGTAGGCGGAAACCTTATGCTTACCACCGCAGCAGTAGCTGGGGGAGCTTGTTTCGGTGATAACATAGGTCTTATATCTGATACTACTGTTGTAAGTTCTGGTATACACAAAGTTGAAGTTATACATAGAATCAGACATCAAGGCGTTTGGTCTGTAAGTTGTTTGATTCTAGCAGCTATAATTATTTTCTTTGTTGGTGCAGGAATGGGATTACCTGATGTAGTGGGTAATGCAGGAGAAGCTATTAATCAAATTCCAGAAGAAGTATGGTCTAACCTTGATGCAGAAAGACCATCTGCTGTTACATTATTAAACCAAGTTCAAGATGGAGTTCCTTTTTATATGGTTATTCCACTAATACTAGTTATAGCTGTTGCTATTAAAGGACTACCTACTCTAGCATGTCTTGGTATTGGAATAATTTCATCATTAATTTTAGGATTATTTGCAGGTACTGTAACATCTATAGCTGGAAAAGATGGATTCTTAAATTTAATGATGACAGGATTTGCTGATGCAGGAAGTTGGGTTATAGTTATGATGATGTGGGTTGGAGCTTTTGGTGGTATAATGGCAAAAATGAATGCTTTTGCACCTCTTTCTAATTTAATATCTAGAAATATTACTAAAGTTAGACAACTTATGTTTGCTAACGGTTTGCTTTCTATAGCAGGTAATGCTGCATTATCTGATGAGATGGCTCAAATAGTAACTATTGGACCTATTATGAAAAACCTTACTGATGAAAATGTAGAAGCTAGTGAAGAAGATATGTATAAACTAAGACTCCGAAATGCAACCTTTAATGATGCATTAGGAGTATTTGGATCTCAGTTGATTCCATGGCATGTTTATATGAGTTTTTATGTAGGAATTGCTACTGCAGTATATCCAATAGCTAAATTCTCAGCAATTGATATTATAAAATATAATTTTATGGCAATGATTGCCGTTTCTTCAATCTTAATTCTTACATTAACTGGATTAGATAGATTGGTTCCTTTATTTGGAATACCTTCTGAACCAGATGTTAGAATTAGAAAGCAATCTGAAAAAAGATCTAAAGAAGAATTTAAATCAATAGATAAAACTGCAGCTGGAAAATAA
- the groL gene encoding chaperonin GroEL (60 kDa chaperone family; promotes refolding of misfolded polypeptides especially under stressful conditions; forms two stacked rings of heptamers to form a barrel-shaped 14mer; ends can be capped by GroES; misfolded proteins enter the barrel where they are refolded when GroES binds), protein MAKQIRFGEEARRSMEKGINKLADTVKVTLGPKGRNVVLDKKFGAPLITNDGVTIAREIELKDAYENMGAQLVKEVATKTNDVAGDGTTTATLLAQAMIREGLKNVAAGANPMILKKGIHKAVETAVEEIKNISKTVEGKDAIAQVASISADDETIGKLIAEAMEKVGKDGVITVEESRSMGTTLDVVEGMQFDRGYLSPYMVTDTEKMEASLEDPYILITDKKITNIQEILPVLEQIVQQGKQLLIIAEDIEGEALATLVVNKIRGTFNCVAIKAPGFGDRRKEMLRDIAILTGGEVISEELGYDIKETTLDMLGSASTVRIDKDNTTIVSGNGNENEIANRVNEIKAQIEASDSEFDTEKLQERLAKLAGGVAVIQVGAATETELKERKLRIEDALAATRAAVEEGIVPGGGTALINAVPKVKELVKNTKGDERTGVNIVLRSLEEPVRQICENAGLEGSVIVEKVKTSEKGIGFDALNEEYVDMIASGIVDPTKVTRSALQNAASVSAMVLTTESVVADEEGEDDMPAGGGMPGGMGGMPMM, encoded by the coding sequence ATGGCTAAGCAAATTAGATTTGGAGAAGAAGCCCGCCGTTCAATGGAAAAGGGTATAAATAAATTAGCAGATACAGTAAAAGTTACATTAGGACCTAAAGGAAGAAACGTAGTACTTGATAAAAAATTTGGTGCACCTTTAATTACTAATGATGGTGTTACTATTGCTCGTGAAATTGAATTAAAAGATGCATATGAAAATATGGGAGCACAACTTGTTAAGGAAGTTGCTACAAAAACAAATGATGTTGCAGGAGATGGAACAACTACTGCTACTTTACTTGCTCAAGCAATGATAAGAGAAGGACTTAAAAATGTTGCAGCTGGAGCAAATCCTATGATTCTTAAAAAAGGGATACATAAAGCTGTAGAAACTGCAGTAGAAGAGATTAAAAACATCTCAAAAACTGTAGAAGGAAAAGATGCTATAGCACAAGTTGCATCTATTTCAGCAGATGATGAAACTATTGGGAAGTTAATAGCAGAAGCTATGGAGAAAGTAGGAAAAGATGGTGTTATAACTGTTGAAGAATCACGTTCAATGGGTACTACTTTAGATGTAGTTGAAGGTATGCAATTTGATAGAGGATATTTATCACCATATATGGTAACAGATACTGAAAAGATGGAAGCATCTTTAGAAGATCCATATATTTTAATTACAGATAAAAAGATAACTAATATTCAAGAAATATTACCAGTACTTGAACAAATAGTTCAACAAGGAAAGCAATTACTTATAATTGCAGAAGACATAGAAGGAGAGGCATTAGCAACTCTTGTAGTAAATAAAATTAGAGGTACATTTAACTGTGTGGCAATAAAAGCACCAGGATTTGGTGATAGAAGAAAAGAAATGTTAAGAGATATTGCTATTCTTACAGGTGGAGAAGTTATTTCTGAAGAATTAGGATATGACATAAAAGAAACTACATTAGATATGTTAGGTTCTGCATCTACTGTTAGAATAGACAAAGATAATACTACTATAGTAAGTGGAAATGGTAATGAAAATGAAATTGCTAATAGAGTAAATGAAATAAAAGCTCAAATTGAAGCATCAGATTCAGAATTTGATACTGAAAAACTTCAAGAAAGACTTGCAAAACTTGCAGGAGGAGTAGCAGTTATACAAGTTGGAGCGGCTACAGAAACAGAACTTAAAGAGAGAAAATTAAGAATAGAAGATGCATTAGCTGCAACACGTGCTGCAGTAGAAGAAGGAATAGTACCTGGTGGTGGAACAGCTCTAATAAATGCTGTACCAAAGGTAAAAGAGCTTGTAAAAAATACTAAAGGTGATGAAAGAACTGGAGTTAATATAGTACTTCGTTCACTTGAAGAACCAGTAAGACAAATCTGTGAAAATGCAGGACTTGAAGGTTCAGTTATAGTTGAAAAAGTAAAAACAAGTGAAAAAGGTATTGGATTTGATGCATTAAATGAAGAGTATGTTGATATGATAGCTTCAGGTATAGTTGATCCAACAAAAGTAACAAGATCAGCTTTACAAAATGCTGCATCAGTATCAGCAATGGTACTTACTACAGAATCTGTAGTAGCAGATGAAGAAGGTGAAGATGATATGCCAGCAGGAGGCGGAATGCCAGGCGGTATGGGCGGAATGCCAATGATGTAA
- a CDS encoding co-chaperone GroES, with amino-acid sequence MNLKPLGDRLVIKKIEAQEKTKSGIVLPNSAQEQPQISEILALGDGITSDDKKKDTIKVGDKVIASKFSGTEVKLDGEEYTIIKLNDVLAIVE; translated from the coding sequence ATGAATTTAAAGCCATTAGGAGATAGGTTAGTTATTAAAAAGATAGAAGCTCAAGAGAAAACTAAAAGTGGTATAGTATTACCAAACTCAGCACAGGAACAACCACAAATTTCAGAAATTTTAGCATTAGGCGATGGAATAACATCAGACGATAAAAAGAAAGATACAATAAAGGTAGGCGATAAAGTTATAGCTTCTAAATTTTCAGGTACAGAAGTTAAACTTGATGGTGAAGAATATACAATTATTAAATTGAATGATGTATTAGCAATTGTTGAATAA
- the larE gene encoding ATP-dependent sacrificial sulfur transferase LarE codes for MTGSKLEKLRKYIKSLDNLAVAFSGGVDSTLLAKIAADELGQDAIAITISGPQHSKSEIEEAKEFGKELGINHEIIEIEKIENEELIYNPEDRCYICKKDVFSIIKEEAKKKGITNIVDGTNIDDLGDYRPGLKALKELNVISPLKEVGLTKADIREISKELNLPTWNKPAFACLITRIPYGEKLTNEKLRLVEQGEEYIKSLGFNQYRVRYHNGIARIEVLKEDLPKFFDVNMMKKVSDKLKSIGFKYVTLDMEGYRMGKMNDGVDRSE; via the coding sequence GTGACAGGTTCAAAATTAGAAAAATTAAGAAAATATATAAAAAGTTTAGATAATCTAGCAGTTGCTTTTTCTGGTGGAGTAGACAGTACACTTTTAGCTAAGATTGCAGCTGATGAATTGGGACAAGATGCAATAGCTATAACCATTAGTGGACCACAACATTCAAAATCTGAAATAGAAGAAGCAAAAGAGTTTGGAAAAGAGTTAGGAATAAACCATGAAATTATAGAAATAGAAAAAATAGAAAATGAAGAGTTAATATATAATCCAGAGGACAGATGTTATATATGTAAAAAAGATGTGTTTTCTATAATAAAAGAAGAAGCAAAAAAGAAAGGGATAACTAATATAGTAGATGGCACAAATATAGATGACTTAGGAGATTATAGACCAGGTCTAAAAGCACTTAAAGAATTAAATGTAATAAGCCCTTTAAAAGAGGTGGGCCTTACTAAGGCTGATATTAGAGAAATATCTAAAGAGTTAAATTTACCAACTTGGAATAAACCTGCATTTGCATGCCTTATAACTAGAATTCCTTATGGTGAAAAACTTACAAATGAAAAGTTAAGATTAGTAGAACAGGGAGAAGAGTATATAAAAAGTTTAGGATTTAATCAATATAGAGTAAGATATCATAATGGTATTGCTAGAATAGAAGTATTAAAAGAAGACTTACCTAAATTTTTTGATGTAAATATGATGAAAAAAGTCTCAGACAAATTGAAGAGTATAGGATTTAAATATGTTACATTAGATATGGAAGGATATAGAATGGGTAAAATGAATGATGGAGTTGATAGGAGTGAATAA
- a CDS encoding CsbD family protein, with the protein MDKSDLKAKWTQAKGEALRKWGKLTNDDLDVIEGDREKLVGKLQEKYDMSREEAEREVDSFRF; encoded by the coding sequence TTGGATAAATCAGATTTAAAAGCAAAATGGACACAAGCTAAAGGTGAAGCTCTGAGAAAATGGGGTAAACTTACTAATGATGATTTAGATGTTATTGAAGGAGATAGAGAAAAATTAGTAGGAAAACTCCAAGAAAAGTACGATATGAGTCGTGAAGAAGCAGAAAGAGAAGTTGATAGTTTTAGATTTTAA